One Benincasa hispida cultivar B227 chromosome 5, ASM972705v1, whole genome shotgun sequence genomic window carries:
- the LOC120078343 gene encoding uncharacterized protein LOC120078343: MEDDEEAKLSHHPQHYSSSSSSMTLFSRLDHLDFVMKDLEKKQRLGRFGGSNLEEGMEKRCISLDVALKDTYFKGSLLDRVATLENRLFQLCLEMDSGNSSNPSSLTSSQTSVEICSSSSPKQFCRGQPSSSYPTFHYPNHGRTSQISQIQEKPQRQQQKKMQESLSKGQEVGKTRTEKDEVGSCKNVKKGIPSLKWPHLRMFGC; encoded by the exons AtggaagatgatgaagaagcaAAGTTATCCCATCATCCACAACATtattcctcttcctcttcttcaatGACACTTTTTTCAAGATTGGATCATTTGGATTTTGTT ATGAAGGATTTGGAGAAAAAACAGAGATTGGGAAGATTTGGAGGAAGTAATTTAGAAGAAGGAATGGAAAAAAGATGCATATCATTGGATGTTGCACTAAAAGATACTTACTTTAAAGGTTCATTGTTGGATCGTGTGGCAACTCTTGAGAATAGACTTTTTCag CTGTGTTTGGAGATGGATTCAGGAAACTCCTCAAATCCTTCATCATTAACTTCATCACAAACATCAGTTGAgatttgttcttcttcttctccaaaacAATTTTGTAGAGGACAACCATCTTCTTCATACCCCACATTCCACTATCCCAACCATGGAAGaacttcacaaatttctcaaattcag GAGAAGCCTCAAAGACAACAACAGAAAAAGATGCAAGAGAGTCTTTCAAAAGGCCAAGAAGTTGGTAAGACAAGGACTGAAAAAGATGAAGTAGGATCTTGCAAAAATGTGAAGAAAGGGATTCCTTCTCTTAAATGGCCACACTTGAGAATGTTTGGTTGCTAA
- the LOC120077623 gene encoding mitochondrial carnitine/acylcarnitine carrier-like protein: MGDAAKDLASGTLGGAAQLICGHPFDTIKVKLQSQPVPLPGRRPMYSGAMDALRQTLASEGPRGLYKGMGVPLATVAAQNAVLFTVRGQIESFFRPYPGASLDVSQQVVCGAGAGFAVSFVACPTELIKCRLQAQSALATSGSVGVAVKYGGPIDVAKHVFQSNGVRGLFKGLVPTMAREAPGNAVVFGVYELLKQYFAGGRDTSNLGKGSVIVAAGVAGAGFWLAVYPTDVIKSVIQVDDFKNPKFSGSMDAFRKIMALEGVKGLYKGFGPAMARSVPSNAACFLVYEITRSSLG, from the exons ATGGGAGATGCCGcgaaagatcttgcttctggGACTCTTGGGGGAGCGGCTCAATTGATATGTGGGCACCCATTTGATACAATTAAGGTTAAGCTCCAAAGCCAACCTGTCCCGCTTCCAGGCCGACGTCCCATGTATTCCGGTGCGATGGATGCTCTCAGACAAACTTTAGCCTCAGAAGGCCCAAGAGGTTTGTACAAAGGTATGGGAGTTCCATTGGCTACAGTTGCTGCACAAAATGCTGTTCTCTTCACTGTCAGGGGACAAATAGAGTCCTTCTTTAGGCCTTATCCTGGTGCTTCCCTTGATGTTAGCCAACAAGTGGTTTGTGGGGCTGGGGCTGGCTTTGCTGTGTCTTTTGTAGCTTGTCCTACTGAGTTGATCAAGTGCAG GCTGCAAGCTCAGAGTGCATTAGCAACATCGGGTTCAGTTGGTGTGGCAGTGAAGTATGGTGGTCCAATTGATGTAGCTAAGCATGTTTTCCAGTCAAATGGAGTGAGGGGTCTTTTCAAGGGCTTAGTTCCAACTATGGCAAGAGAAGCACCTGGAAATGCAGTGGTTTTTGGTGTATATGAGCTGCTAAAGCAATACTTTGCAGGTGGTCGAGACACGTCGAATCTCGGAAAAGGCTCTGTAATCGTGGCTGCGGGTGTCGCGGGAGCTGGATTCTGGCTAGCTGTGTATCCAACTGATGTGATAAAGAGTGTGATTCAAGTGGATGATTTCAAGAACCCAAAGTTCTCTGGTTCTATGGAtgcttttagaaaaatcatGGCCTTAGAAGGAGTGAAAGGGCTATACAAAGGTTTTGGACCTGCCATGGCTCGTAGTGTCCCATCTAATGCAGCATGCTTCTTGGTATATGAAATCACAAGATCTAGTTTGGGTTAG